A portion of the Chiloscyllium punctatum isolate Juve2018m chromosome 5, sChiPun1.3, whole genome shotgun sequence genome contains these proteins:
- the crha gene encoding corticoliberin-1, producing MKTPLLSYTVILLVLFFRSGHCRALDSSTPSRTRPDPQAAPQQSLSPFWIRDGEEYLMLPGKDSKDSAGVSPARWQMVLSDPTFPKHILRDPVGDLEQVSSRYQAERGGMLDRGKRLDDPPISLDLTFHLLREVLEMARAEQMEQQAHTNRKIMELIG from the coding sequence ATGAAGACTCCGCTGCTGTCCTACACGGTTATCCTGCTTGTTCTCTTCTTCCGCAGTGGGCATTGCCGAGCCCTGGATAGCTCCACACCCAGCAGGACCCGCCCGGATCCCCAGGCAGCACCCCAACAGTCCCTTAGTCCATTCTGGATCCGCGATGGGGAGGAATACCTCATGCTCCCGGGCAAAGATTCCAAGGACAGCGCTGGGGTCTCTCCCGCCCGCTGGCAGATGGTCCTTTCTGATCCAACTTTCCCGAAGCATATTCTGCGAGACCCAGTTGGAGACTTGGAGCAAGTTAGCAGCAGATACCAGGCCGAGAGGGGTGGGATGTTAGACAGAGGGAAGAGGTTAGACGACCCTCCGATTTCCTTGGATCTAACATTCCACCTTCTCCGGGAAGTGCTGGAAATGGCCAGGGCTGAGCAAATGGAACAACAGGCTCACACCAACCGCAAAATAATGGAGCTCAtcggctga